In Pongo pygmaeus isolate AG05252 chromosome 19, NHGRI_mPonPyg2-v2.0_pri, whole genome shotgun sequence, the genomic stretch GGGGGCTTGTTGGAGGGTCTTGCCCACATCCCCCTCCTGCGTGCACAGCACGTCCAGTATACAGGCACTGAGCGCCTGCCCTGAGGACCGGTGGGCCTCCTGTACTTTCTTAGagtgcaggaggaagaggaggaagaaaaggtgaagaggaaggccCAGGTAGTAGGGTTGTGGGTCCCGGGCACTCCCCTACTATTGACTACCCCAGAGGGTGACATGGGAGGGGACATGGCACTGGAGCCCACCTGGGGGTGGCAGGTCCTCCTGCTTTCTTGTTAGTTTCTTCATAGAGGCCCTAAGATGCTTGAGCACAGTGTCATCATCCCTGGCCCAGGTGTAAACAAACTGGTTCCAAAAACGTGCCCACAGGCCACACCTGGACGTCTTCATAAGGCGCTCTAGGGACAAGGTGGACATCAGGCCAGGAGAGTTCCCTGGGAGGGGGCCAGACCATACCCTGtggccacttcagtctcccactgGGTGGTGCCGGATCCTTTTGTGGTCACCCCAGGCATCCAGATATACACAGGAGGCTGTGACTGGGGGGCAACCTGGGCAGGGAAGTGACCACACTCCTGACTTTCATCTGGGGCATGTGGGGAATGGACTCGGTGTCACAGTGTCCTGCCCAGCCCCCCTGGCCAGACCTACCTCTGGGCCAGAACAGAGGATCCTGAGGACAACATGAGGAAGCTGCCCTCGAGCCAGTGGGGGTCTGACCCCAGggctccccaggccccactggGCACACGTAGACTTACTCTTCTGAACCTTAAAGGCAATGCTTGTTATCGGCATCAACACCTGTTCTCCTTCCAACAAATACACGTCCCACAGGCGCAGGGTGAGCCCGAGAGAGATCTGTGGGGACAGCATGCATAGGAGAACCTGGCCCTTCCAGGCTGCAGCTGGTGGCTCCAGCTGCGCACACTGGGGCTTCAGTCTCCAGAGTCAGTGACCTTCCCCATGAGGGTCACCTGGGCCCTCCAGGACACTGGGTCAGACAAGGTCTTGCAGCTCCTCATGGGGGCACTTATTTGAGTGGGGATGTGGCTCCTGGAGAGAGGGGCTTGCCCAGGGCTTGAGGCTTCCCTGAGCCCTCTCAAGTCGGTCATGGCCCAGTCTGCCCATGAGgctgggcctgagccccagcCATTGCCCTCGGATGACCCCTCCTGGGCAGAGGGTTTTGCTTTTGTGTCCTTCGGGGACTGGCCTGAGCCTCCTGTGGGCTGGGAGTGAGCTAGACCCCTGGGCTGGGGAAGCAGGGCACTGCAGGGCAACGAGGGTCCCTGAGCCAGGGTCTCCCTATGCCTCCTTACCCCATCAATCAATATCCGGATAAGGCAGCCTAATGAGGAACACTGCCCACACAGACCTTCCTTGTCCTGATGGAAGCAACAGAGGTGCTCAGGCCACTGGGCTGCCCTAAAAACCTCCCTCTTCCAGGGCCTCTGAAGACCCTTCCCCTAGTGCAGAACACTGGGCAGTGTCTAGAGCTCCCCACAACACTGTCACCTTCCCACACTCCCAGTGGACATATTGCCCTTTGCCCTGCTCTGCGGGAGCTGGGCCCCCAACCCTGTGCCTCTGTCTCCTCAAGGGCAGGAACGGAAACCAACTCCCAGCTCATCAAGAATCCGGCATCCCAGGTCAGGCCCTGGCTGGGACTCAGCCAGTCACCAGCCCCATGAAGGGCTCCAGCCCCGCTGCTCCCACAGCCCCACAGGAGGCACGGCCTCTGGGAAGAGCTGAGGGGACCATAAACTCACCTGATGCCACATGGTATTGGGTTGTGACGTGGGTACCACATGCTCCTGTTGGTCTTGGAGCCCCTGGACTGTCCCGCCATTTGGGCTGTGGAATCCTGAGAAGCCCCCAGGCCATTATGAAATCAGAGCCTTCCCCCAGGATGTGGAGCCATCAACTGCAAGAGCTGGGCAGCTGGAGAGGCCCCCAAACCCCAaggcctcccaccctcccatctgGTGACCCCACCATGCGGCCTTTACCCTGGGGAGGTGGGGCGGGAACATTCCCTGGAGCCTGGCTGGAGGTTCTCCTGGAGGCCTCCTGGGCCAGGGTGCAAAAAGGGCAAGCCTGACTTTGAGGCCACGACAGGGCGGCCAGAACTGGGTGGGTGCTGGGCTTCCTGGTCATCTCCTGGAAGTGGGGTCGGGCCAGGGAACAGGGGATGGGGAGATGCTGCCACCTGGGCTTGGTCGGCCCATTCGTGGGCACCAATGGCAGCAGAAGCCTGGGCAGCTGGAGGGCAGGAGGACTCTCAGGGAGGGGAGAGTCAGCTGCACAGAATCAGAGCCAGAGGGTGTGGCTCCAGGACACAGAGGGTGGCCACGGGGAGGATGAGATGCCCTCTGCTGATGGAGATGAAAGGCATCTGATTTGGGCTTTGGGGTTCAGCCGTAGACTCCTGTGGGACCCTCAGCAGAGACATCCTAAAGTCTCCCAACAAGCTGGCGACACAAGGAGGGTGCCTTGGCTGAAAGCTGTGATCACCTGGCCAGGGTGGCCATCCCCAGGTCTGGCTGCAGGAGGTCCCCGGGGCAGCTGTTCACTTACCCTGCAGAGAGTGCCTCTCACTGGCCAGCAGCTGCACCAGTGCCCAGAATGCATCCTCCTCAGGCAGGTAAAGGAGGAACAAGGCAGCGATGTGGCTGAGGTCCCTGCAGTAGCCCACCTCCTGCAAGAGCCAGAGTCACCATGGAAGGACATCACCTGGGTGGGCTGAAGTCACCTGGGAGGACTCATGTCATTGGAGAGGGCAGAGGTGACTGGAGAGGCTTCCTCTGAAGAAGAGGCTTCCTCAGGATGCAAATTCATTTCATGACAAAAGCCAAGTCCATCAGGCACCTCAGCACCTTGTCCAAAATGTCTGCCGATAGCACCATCCTGTGTGCGATGCTGCCAAGCTCCTGGGCTTTGGGGCAGCCCTAGGAGGAGGGCGTCATTTCTTGTTCTGAGAAGTGGTGGTCAGGCCCAAGTGACagcaggagtccaggccccaacTCCTTTGTGTCTCAGCTTGACCCCTTGAGACCACTCCCTTGCTTGGAGGTTTATGGCAGTGGTGAGCTGGAGTCCTACCTCCTATTTCCTGGTGGGTCACAAATACTAACTTTGAAAGAAGCAACGACACCCCCACCAGACACCCACTCCTGTGAATATGGAAATACGGCCCAGGAACCTCACTGCCGGGTATACTCACCGGGTTATACTCTGAATATGCCAGGAGGATGTAGAATAGTTCCTGCTGCCTAGGTAACAGAGAAAGGGGGCTATGGTTTGGTTTGTGCAGATGCTGTTAGTTTCACTTTGTCTACAAATCCTAACAACAAATCCCATTTCAGATTCAGATGATTGACCAGATAAGCAGTGAGCTCTTCAGGGCCTGAGACTGTTGAAGAAATGTTTCAGTAAAATCCACATCTGTGATATGCAAATAGCCCAGTTGTACAGTGAGTTGACCGATCCTTTTCACcctgaatgattttttttgttttcagtttgcaCACATGCCATTTCAGTCTGTGGGTGTACAGTTCCTCCACAGTTCCAATGTGCAGTCTCCCAGCCACTGCTCCAGCCCCTCCTGGAGTGACTCCTTCATCTTCCAAATCTCCAGGGTTTCCCCTATGCACCCAGCCTCTCCCCGATCTGTCAGCCCCTGGCCACCCAGACTGCTTCTCAGTCCCTATGGTTTGCCCTTTTCCAGAATGGCCTAGGAATGGGATTCCTACTGTGGTAGCTtattgggtctggcttctttcccttagcaaaATGCATCTAGGATCCACCCACGTTCATGCAGGCATCACTGGCTCCTTCCCTTTTCTCACTGGGTCTTCCGTTTGAAGGGAGGACCAGCCTTGCTCTCCCCATTCCCATGTTCAACACCGTCCCCGAAGGCTCCGTGTGTGAGTGACAAGGAATCAAGCAGTGAACCTGTCATGCAGGTTTCATGTGGATGTCAGTTTTCAAATCAGTGGGTTCAATATCTGTGACACTTTGGGGATGCGTGGTTCAAGTCCATTGAGCTTTGTGAGCCACTTCCCAACTGGCTGCCAACGTGGCTGTGCCATGTCATGTTCCCAGCAGACCTGGATGAGAGTTTCCAGGACCCCTAATTCTCCCAGCATTTGTGCTGTCAGTGTTGCCTGGGGAGGCTCATGGGCCCTCTATCCTGCCACCCTCCCATGGGTCCTACCATGGGTCCCCATGGGTCAGGGAGAGCACCTTTCACCATTGTGCATGATTTTCTTTGCTGTCTTCTGTCTCCTCAGGATCCTCCTGGGTTCTGGCCCCACATGTTCCAGTCTGACCCAGGGCTTGGAACCAGGGAGGTGCTCGGTTCATGGTGCCGGCTGCTCCCTGGGCCAGGAGAGCTCTTGGCAGCTCTGTCATCCCTCCTGGGTGACCCTGGCTTCTGCTCTGGGGAAGCCCCCATCCCTCTCATTCACCCAATCTCTGCTGGGACCCTGTGGCTCCCGTAGGCTTACTTGGCTCCATATCTATCCCTGAAGAAGATATCCTTCCTTAATGTCCCGCTTACGTCCAGGTCGATCTGGTGGATGTGTTCAGATGACCTCTTGCCCTTCTCTTTCATGATCTGTAGGGCAGGGCCAAGAGGAGGAAGCAGCCTCAGAACAGATGGAAGACTCACTGCCCCAAATGGCAGTCAGCCCAcagtcagcactttgggaaggaaggacagaaggaaagTTTCCTTCTGCAGAAAGCTGCATTTTGGCTTGTTACTGAAGCCAGGGAGGGTCACCAGAGCTGAGTTTGTGGTGACTGTGTAACCATCTGTGCCCAGGGTGTTCATCTGACCTTCGCCCCCAGCcccccagggtggtcttgacgttccctccagctggagacctggggCCCTGACATGGCCTGTCCTGTTTGTTGTGCTCTGGCTGAGTGTACCTTGTATTTTCTGGGGTTTTTCAACTTGATTTCCTGAATGTTCAGGAGGACTGACCACACCGGGCCCCGGATGTTCATGGGAATTCCCTTGTACACTCGATCTCTGAGCTGTGGGCAGAAAACAATCTGGTGTCACAGGCCACAGGGTGACCCCAGTGAGGACCAGAGCCCGGGGATTCTGGAAATTGTCGGTTTTGGCCCCATGATTCCTCAGTAGAGGTGAAATCAAGTTGGGACGGGGTCTCCCTTCCCAGGACTGAAAGAGTGGATGGACACTCAGAGTCAAAACTCTGATCTGAACCTTTTCCTTCCTTCGGGTCACCAGGGCATCCCTAGCCTTGAGCTCTGGGTGGTCCCAGCCCTAGATTCAGATGCCCTCCCAGCAAGGTGACGCTTGCAGGAATAGGCAGGGAATCTGGCGACCAGGCCTGCAGTCCTCTGGGCGAGGACAGTGTGCCACCCGCCCTCTGAGAGGCTGACGGTGCCAGGCCACAGCCATGGGTGCCTGTCCCCTGTCTCTGCAAAGAGTGCTTCTGggggcctctccctccacacattacctttttgctgtttttatatGTCTCCCATTCTCCCAGCATTTCCACTCACTTGCTCATTCGTCTCATCTCCCGCCAAATTTTCTGTCAAATGAAGCATGTTGGAGTTAGCGGAGCTGCCAGGCTTCCCAGAGCTGCCCGCGGATGCTGGGTCTTGGGCTCTGGAGCCCTGGTGGGACCCAGCTGGAAGGAGCCAGGGAAGGGCAGACCTCAAGGGCTGAGAGCCTTTGAGCAAATGAGCACCACTGGGCTGGCTTTGGGACCCCGGGAGGTGCCATCCTCAGGCCACAGACACACCAGTCTTAGGTCCCAGCCTGTAGGTGGGGTCCTGACACAAGTGGGCAGCCACCCCCAAGCCAGGACTGTGGTTCCCCTTTTGGAATTTTATCAAACAGCCAAAGTTAACAGCAACCTGGGGTCAGGTCCAGCAGGGACTGCTGCccctataaagaaatacctgagattgggtaatttataaaggaaacaggattAATTGACTTGCagttcaggaaacttacaatcatggcagaaggggaaggggaaggggaagcaggcaccttcttcacaagacgGCAGGAGGGAGTGAGTGGAGAACCAGTAAGTGCCACACTTTGAAACTATCAGCTCTCCTGAGAACTACCTCACTATCCGGGGAGCAGCACGGTGGAAACTGTCCCCAAATccaatcccctcccaccaggttcctcccttgacacaggaggattacaattccagatgttttgggtgggggacacagagccaaacctgtGAGGCTCTCAGTCTATCTTGCAGCTCCCCTGGGGCTGAGGCTGAGTACAGATCTGCTGGCCTTGCCCTATAGCATGCGAGGGATCTGCCAGTGCGCCCCCATTTGCTGCTTCTTGGGGATGGTGGTGACTTCCTTCAGAGAAGTGTGTATTTGTTCTCCTCCTGCCCCTCCAGGGCTTTGTGGAGCCCTGGCCAAGTTCTCCCAGGGTAAGGGCAGGAAAGAGGGCTCCTTGCCCTTCTTGCTGCTTGAGTGACAACCCTGTGGTCATCCTTAGGCCCGTCACTGCCCCTGCTTCTAAACTGAGAACATTTTGGCAAATCTTCCTGGCAGAGGCTGGGGACTCATCCCTGCTATCTGTTCTAGCTTGGTAAAGCCAGGTTAAGACATCTGGGCAAGCAGACAGTAGAGTGGACCCCAGGAAGGGTGGGTGGAGGGCGCTGGCCTTTGGGCTTCTCTGGACcagggtgggaagggggaagTTTAACGGGAAATAGAGTTCTCAGGACTATGTTTAGGAGAAGGTGGCAATGCTGGTGGGGGgatgtccattcatccatccattcatccattgtctccccccacccccatctcggACTGTCCCAATGACAGCCCTAGCAAGAAGAGACAAGAAACAAGACAAGTTCACGTTGTCCAGTTTTGAGGTACTGGCAGAAGTTGCACCAGTATGAGAATAGTGGGTCAGTTTTCTCCAGGATCCAGAAAGCATTATCAGGCAGCCTCGGGGTAAGGAAAGGAGCCCGGCCTCTCCAGCAGCCACACAGGCCTGCAGTAagatggggctggggctggttTGGGGTGGAGGATAAGTGACAGCCAAGGTTTGTCAGCATGCAGAGGGGTGGCTGACTCATGGACTAGGGGCTGCGGAGCCCAGTGGTTGCCCTTAGTTCTTGGATCCTGGGAGACTTCTGGAGCCTGGATCTGGGCAGCCTAGGGGTGGAGGTggtgaggggcagggctgggggcaggaggagaggcCTTGCATGACAGGGTGCAGGGCAGGAAGCCAGCCAGGGACTGCTTTTCAGTGGCTGCCCCCATCACCCTTCCCACCCCCAaacccacccctacccccaccctggTGCAGGGTGGGTCCTGGGCAGGTGTCCTCTGCTTTGGCCTCAGCAGATTCCAAGATGGAAGCTGACAGCCATGCGGGCATGTCACTTGCACTAGCTTTGTCCTGCAGTTTCTGCTTCCTGGAGCGTGGGGCACCCACCCAAAAGAGCACGGGCACACCCCACACCTCTCATTGAGGGTGCTGGGAGGTGGACCAAGGTCCTGCAGCCCTGTGCTTGTGCTGTGAAAATTAGCCTAGGAGTCCCATGTCCACCCCTCCAGGTGGAGCCCCAGGAGCCTGAACAGTGGCATGCAGTGagatgaggagggagagagaactggaaaagaaggagagagaaagagagatgaggagaagggaaagagagagaggaagagagattgggagagagacagaggaggctGAGAGGATAAGGAGggtgagagatggggagagagacaCAAAACACAAACAGAGAGAGACGTGCATGAGTAGGAGGTCGAGTTACTCTTGATCCCATTTCCCAGTGAAAACTGTAGGTCGCCATCACCTAACCACACATGCAATAAAGTCTACCTGCTGCTTAGAGCCCTGAGAACCCCTTCTCGTGGAGCATAAAATTTTCGACTACTGCCCTTCCTCACTGCATTTTTGTTGTCTCTTCCAGTGAACCATGATGTCTTGTCTAttgccttcctgggctcaaggatccatAAAAAACTGACGCTTCTTTTGGGGAGGGTCTGCAGTGCCTTCAACTCACTAGGCTCCCCAGGAAGCTTGCACACTTGGCTTGGGCCCTAAGCAGCTGGGTACATGCTGGggctctgcttctctctttcagTAAGAAGGAGAACTAAGAAAGAGACTGAAGCATGGTCTGAGGAGAAGGCACTTGTGCAAACACGAGGAGAATGAGGAGCCTGAGTTGTCTTCGTTTCTTCTAAAAGCACACATTCCCAGTTGGGTGCGgtgactcttgcctgtaatcccggcactttagaaggctgcagcgggcagatcacctgagatcgggagttcgagaccagcctaaccaacatggagaaaccccatctctactaaaaatacaaaattacccgggcatggtggcacatgcctgtaatcccagctacttgggaggctgaggcaggagaatcgcttgaagccagaaggCGGAAGCTTCAGAGAGCCGAGATttcgccattgtactccagcctgggcaataagagtgaaactccatctcaaaaaacaaaaaaacaaaaaaacacgcaTTCCCTCCCAGGCCACCTTAGTGAGGGCATGAAGCACAGCGtgcatgcgtgcgtgtgtgtgtgcgcgcgcgcatgtgtgcatatgtgtgtttgtgtgttgcaGGGGTTACAGTGGACAGGATGTGGGAGGGCAGCTGCAGCTCCAAGCTGCAAATCTTTCTGATAGAATGTTTAAGACTCCTTGGACCACAGCAAGAGAGTGTTTTCATTTGCACccatttttattagcatttaaacctgtattttttgtagcagtTAAGCAGTAAACCTTAAGCTGCTTAACTATTCCTTGAAGCATTTACACCGgcggttcccaacctttttgctACCTGAGACCAGTTTTCTTGAAGACAACTCTTCCACGGacctgggagaaggggaagggatgaTGTGGAGATGATTCAagcccattacatttattgtgtgcttcatttctattattatttcactgtaatatatactgaaataattacacaactcaccataacgtggaatcagtgggagccctgagcttgttttcccgTAACTACATGGTCCCActtgggggtgatgggagacagtcacagatcatcaggcattaggttctcataaggagcacgcaatcTAGACGCCTggcatgcgcagttcacagttgggttcacgctcctatgagaatctaatggcactgctcatctgacaggaggcagagctcatgtGGTAATGCGAGGGATGGGAAGTGGCTATttctacagatgaagctttgctcactggctggctgctcacctcctgctgtatagcctggttcctaacagttGGGGATCCCTCATTTACCCAGCAAGATAAATACATTATTATGTCAATTGAAATTATTCACCTTGAACCACCCCAAATTACCTTGCATACTTCACCCACCCAAGGGTCCCGTAGCACACTTTGGGAGCTGTAGACAGTAAGCCTGGAGCTCCATGGAGCATTCCATCTCTCCACCATCTGTGGGCTAACAGGCtgcattagtttcctagggctgttttacagtaccacagactgggcatCTTCAACAACAGAATGTTACTATCTCGCAGCACTGGAGGCCatgagtccaagatcaaggtgtcagcagggtgggTCCCCTCTGAGGCTGTGCAGGAAGGCTCTGTTCCAGGCCTGTCTCCTGATGCGTGGGTGGACGTCTTCTCCCTGTGACTCTCCATTAagggtgattctggtgagggctccgaAGAGGAGACTTGGACAGAATGTTGGTAGATAAATGTGTCAGTGGAAACCAGAGGGTACACAGGACTCCATCCATGCCCAGGGCTTTCTGGGGACAGACATGTCCAAGCAGCAGCCATTCCCAACCGAGTTCTGTTTCTGGAAAGCCAGGCAACAGCTGGGGCTAGGCCCTCTGGGATTTGTTTAGTGACCCAATTATGTGGGAGGCCTGCAGTGGGTGTTTGGGTGGGGGGTGGTACCACCCAACCTCATTGCATCACTCACTTCCCAGGCCCTGCCTTCAACCCCTCCTGACCAGGCCCTGTCCTGGTTCTCAGCCACCCTGTCCCAGTGGGTGCTTCAGCCCACTCACTGACCAAGTAAGGGACTGACTCCAGGTTACAGAGTGCTGTGTTTATGTGACCTGAGAATATGTGTGCGCACAGTGTGCCTGCAGTGTCCTTGTACAGTTGAGCATGTACATGTCCTGCCCATGTGTAGGCAACTTGTCCACACATGCCTAGGAGTGTGACTCCATGTCCTGGTAgatggggaagaagagagggagttGTGCCCAGGGTCCCCTGATTACTTCTATGGGTGCACGTTTGTGCATCCTGTTAGGAGTCCTTGGGGGTATGGAAGATTCTGCCCTGGGTGCCCTTGATCGTGAGTGCGCGCGCGCGCGGgcgcgcgcgcgcacgcacaTTAGGGGGTGTACTGCATTACAGCATCCTCAACCAAttctgtatgtgtgcatatgtttgtgtgtgtgtgtcctacaGGTGTGAGCGAGTGGATGCTTCCAGTACGTGTCTGCACATGTGAGCGTGCACTTGCATTGTCCTTGCACACCTGTGTGTGTCCCGTGAGAGCGAAAGGAGCCCAGCATGTGCTGGCACCTGCAGGAACGTGTGAGTGAGTGTGCGTTCTGCGGGTCCCTGTCCTGCTGGCTCCCCGCTTGTCCCGAGGGAGTGCGCGCACGGGGTCCCAGGCCGGCGTGCCCGCCGGTGTGAGTGCGAGTGAGTGTGGCCCCACGCAGCTCTCTCCTCTCTACGCTGCCTGGGCAGCCCGCACACTCAGGCTGCCTGGTTGCTGCCGGGTGCCGCGGGCTGGGCCGgcgcccccaccccccccccgccTGCCCGCCCCGGCACTCACTCGCGCTGGCCTTCGCGGAGGCCCCGCCGCGCCATGCCGGGCCTGCT encodes the following:
- the LOC129017046 gene encoding TBC1 domain family member 3G-like; protein product: MNIRGPVWSVLLNIQEIKLKNPRKYKIMKEKGKRSSEHIHQIDLDVSGTLRKDIFFRDRYGAKQQELFYILLAYSEYNPEVGYCRDLSHIAALFLLYLPEEDAFWALVQLLASERHSLQGFHSPNGGTVQGLQDQQEHVVPTSQPNTMWHQDKEGLCGQCSSLGCLIRILIDGISLGLTLRLWDVYLLEGEQVLMPITSIAFKVQKKRLMKTSRCGLWARFWNQFVYTWARDDDTVLKHLRASMKKLTRKQEDLPPPAKPEQGSSAPRPMPASCGGKTLCKGDGQAPPGPPALFQRPIWSASPPWAPRSSIPCPAGAVHEDTYPVGTQGVPSLALAQGGPQGSWRFLQWNSMPHLPMDLDVGGAWFPHYDFEQSCWVRAISQEDQLATCWQAEHPAEGVRLAFSAPSTESYQGTPFRARDEQQCAPTSGPCLCHLYFESSQFPPGF